One Ranitomeya imitator isolate aRanImi1 chromosome 4, aRanImi1.pri, whole genome shotgun sequence genomic window, gtacacatatatatggtctgtacagcaccggtgagatcccgcacagtacacacatatatggtctgtacagcaccggtgagatcctgcacagtacacacatatatgatctgtacagcaccggtgagatcctgcacagtacacacatatatggtctgtacagcaccggtgagatcctgcacagtacacacatatatgttcTTTACAGCAGCGGTGaaatcctgcacagtacacacatatatggtctgtacagcatcggtgagatcccgcacagtacacacatatatggtctgtacagcactgGTATAGAGCTGATATCACCATTATACGGTCACTTTATGGTGGTGATATCAGTCCTAGTATGGCAGTTTTGGTTAATgattagtatggcggtattacagTATCACTCTATACTCTAGTAATATTGGTTCATGGTCTGGTGGGATTTGTCTGttatattacactagatggtggcccgattctaacgcatcgggtattctaaaatatgcatgtccacgtagtatattgcccagtcacgtagtatattgcccagccacgtagtatattgcccagccacgtagtatattgcccagccacgtagtatattgcccagtcacgtagtatattgcccagcgacgtagtatattgcccagacacgtaatatattgcccagtcacgtagtatattgcccagcgacgtagtatattgcccagacacgtagtatattgcccagtcacatagtatattgtccagtcacgtagtatattgcccagctacgtagtatattgcccagtcacgtagtacattgcccagtcacgtagtatattgcccagtcacgtagtatattgcccagccacgtagtatattgcccagtcacgtagtatattgcccagtcacgtagtatattgcccagtgtcacgatatggtatgaaatatcctaagtagttctcttgctagcctgcgtgggataagccccccttcttggagtaacagtttgtagctgccaattcctggctttccttctcagagagtgtggggagttttatggccgaacggtatttacgaccaggttagaatcttcctccagctagaacaggaaaaatggctccaaaattcatgaaagatcctttgtttggtttttgtatgatattatgcaccatgtttacgttaagaacacgaaaatatatattcgtattcccactcggtgtatctacccatcccttgaaactcgggcttctaactccgtctggtaaagaagtagggatttctctgtaaatatgtatcccagataggacatatttgatctcattagaatgcccacgttaatccgagatgaattatgaggatgttaggactctgacatgttttgtaatgaagttatagaaatcagagaaaatagtttaaagtttactcagaaggtagagagaggagggtctggataagccagcctttctgtgatgtcacagccttgaagttataactggctgcacacatccccagctgggtccttctgctagatttcttcctgacatcTTAtcttcttctgaagccagcagcacgtccaaatgagctgggacgtatggttgccggcCATCCTTTGAACACGTGAGTGttgtttttctcatttattccctttatgttataattacccttgtacatatttgcaattgtctcatttgtaacatctttataaactatttttgataaagcactgcctaattatttttatgggatataatatttcttattagttcgttcatccatgctctaaacgtaccctgtctcttgaagagaattacgctactgtgttgggttagcttcggacccgtttaatcgaagctggtggcagcgaagtgtgcagacttttgggttatggtgTAGCGGCTGTggcattaataattattgttcctgcctgagtgggagtagttatcgcgtcgctgcagcgtgcccaatagccagtacatagcaggcagcctttctggcgactaattacccagggtgcagtacctaatctgacctgagagtaagggggcgccagagagctgcaagtgttaagtggaactgtaagcgggatatacataaatccctgcagttcgtggtatatagaaaagcagtgggatacctagaataagcccctgctgtaaactaagaggtcaatagccctgtgtgtgttgtttcatcacatcgtggagtggagggataactaagataagccccccctgcacatgtgatagccgtctgttggcctaaagtcacctcaatccgtgacgtaggggtgacggtcacagtgtgaatcctgacccattggtgacagcggtcaggggaatcgtgacaccaagccacgtagtatattgcccagccacatagtatattgtccagtcacgtagtatattgcccagtcacgtatattgcccagccacatagtatatagcagagccacatagtatattgcccagtcacgtagtatattgcccagcacagagccacgtagtatagagacttaaaaaaataaataaacatatactcaccttctgaaggcccgttgaagtcctgctatactcaccatccgccgcctttcctgctcctcaccacgctcccgggaccgctccattgcaagtggcagcttccggtcccagggctggtgtgagcaggacctatgatgacgtcgtgatcacatgaccgtgacgtcatggcaggtccttctcgcacaccagccctgggacggggctgccgcttgcaatggagcggtcccgggagcgtggcgaggagcgggaaaggcggcggatggtgagtatagcaggttttttgttttttttattatttttaacatgacctatttttactattgatgctgcataggcagcatcaatagtaaatagttggggacacacagggttaatagcagcggtaacggagtgcgttacactgcgggccgttaccgctgccattaaccctgtgtgagcagtgagtggaggggattatggagcaggcgccgggcagtgagtgcaggggagtaggggagggactaatcggactgtgcccctcgctgattggtcgcggcagccatgacaggcagctgccgagaccagtcagcgaatgaataaccgtgacagaaggtcagagagacggaagtgacccttagacaattatatagattattattattattattattataattgtggTATGCAATAAACATGATATTGTGGTACATTGTAAACCTGCCTGAAGAAGaaacctctgtgctctgaaagctgcaaatgtAAGTTCTCTGATTAGCCATGAAAGATTTCACTAATAGAATATTTTTGTCTCTTTTATTCATAAAAGTATGTAcacccattattattattacatttttataGTGTATTATTGGAATTCTAGGTCTTGTGGTgaatcttgatttcctccaggcagggtAATATCAGTATTAGAGACCCCAATCTGGGGTATGTGGTGAGGACCGCCTGGGTCTCTGTGGTTTGAGATGCCAGGGCTGAATTCTAGTCCCCGTCTGTCCTAACACACAGATCTCCATTGATCCTTCGCACTGAGTCTCCTTCCGTCATCTCTGCCCCGGGGGCCATTAGCAGATCACAGAGAAGCTGAGGAGAGCAGGGGGTTATGGGAAATGTAGTTTATAGTGGTCACATGGTCATCACGGAAGGACCGCCATCTTCACACTGAGCAGAGACGCAATTATGGAGGAAATGGAGCCAGAAAAGATGAAGAAATGAACCAGACAGGATCTGGAGGCCGGGTTACTATAGAGGGTTATTACACTACAGGGAGAGTGTAAAATTATACATTCTGGGAGATCCCTTTAAGAGGAGTGATCACTACACCGTTATATAGGAAAATCACTATAATCGTGTAGCATGAGGACGCAGAAGAGACCCCTCCAACTGCTGTATCTCATAGGCCGAACAGTCCCCCAATCACATATCATTCCTCACAGCTGATCCCCAATATCTTCATAGACCCTCCACATACATATAACACAACATGAAGGGGCTCGGTGAAGGCggcagtgaaggtgtgtaagtgtctgatggggtcacacagcgcataaaaggacaactgcccgACCTCATAATCCAGACATATCCTGACCCCATCACTGGAGATCTGGTGAGGTAACTGGATCACTTTACAGTCATGTCTCACTGAACAATGGTTATTATACCACACTCCTCCACATAAACCCCAGGACTTATTATTATCTCCAATGTACGACTGACGCCCCCTCCTGACTATACTGGggtaacacatccccacactccacAATACAGATCTACTGATctccacatcccagtaatgtcgtcctgaggtAAATCTCCTCCTGCTCATCACCTGATTATACTGGAATCTCTCTGCTGTTTCTGGACGATTCTGTGTTGTTAGTGTCCAGGTCGCAGTTTTCAGGTCGTCTGATATAAGGAGATTATTAGCAGCCATGTTTACATCCAGTAATATGTCTGCAGGATCCTGCATATGGAAGATCACATTTAGATCTCTTATCATAGCAGATAATGTGTGTGATATTTGTGAGATCAGCTCCGCACCCCGATCACCTCTATCTTGTTCACCTGTgttctcatcacctccatcatgtccccctgtggcctcatcacctccatcatgtcctcctgtgtcctcatcacccccatcatgtcctcctgtgtcctcatcacctccatcatgtcctcctgtgtcctcatcacctccctcctccTCAGGATCACACAAGGCACCGATGTCTGGATCCTGTAAGACAGTCAGTGGATCCGtcatgttacacagctcctcaatgtgTCTCATCTTCCTGGACAGCTCGTCCTTCTTTATTTCCAGATTTTGGATCACATCAGACAGTGACAGTGACACCTCCTCTTCCCGCCTGGAGATGTCACTAAGGACCTTCTCCTCCAGGTCGTCCACCCGTCTCCTGATATCTGTACACAGGGCAGTGACTCTCTCGGCTTCTCCAGCTGCTTTTTCTTGAGCTTTTCTCTTGCGCTCCTCCAGACTCCGGACTGTTTCCTTAGTTTTCTTCCTCTTTGTGATCAGTTTCTGGAGAACATTTCtcagtttcttcttcttcttcttagagGCCTCCTCCAGCATCTCTACCCGGTGTCCCCGGTGTTCTCCAACTAAACTGCAGGACACACAGATACAAGCAGTGTCCTCAGTGCAGTAATATTCCAGGATCTTCTTATGCACAGAACATTTCCTGGTCTCCAGAGAAGTGCTGGGATCAGTGAGGACGTGTTCTGGTTCTTTACTGTGGACTCTCAGGTGTTTATCACACAGAGAAGCCTCGCAGTGTAGACAGGATCTAACAGCAGGTACAGGAGGGTCCACACAGTAAGTGCAGCGGATCCCGGTGATCTCCTCCTGATGTGGATGAGTAGACAGGACTTTCTCTACTACATTACACAGAGCTATGTTCTTCTGTAGTGGAGCCCTCCTCTGAAAAGTTGCTCTACATTCAGGACAGGAATATTCTCCATacccgccctctgtatccagcaatCCATCAATACAGACCCGGCAGAAGCGGTGTCCACATCTCAGGGTTATGGGATCTGTATAAATGTCCTTACAGATGGAGCAGTTCAGCTCGTGTCTCAGGTCAGCAGACGCCATCGCTGACGCTACTGAGGAGCTGAAAAACCAAATGTGACCGATATTACTGACTGCAGGGAGTGTTCCAGCATATACTTTATTATTCTAGACTTTGATCTTTGGctctttttcaaaataaaaatTTCCCTCATATCTTCCTGATTTGTAGGCTCTGAAGGGCAGGGCCATCACTTTTGTTATATTTCTGTACCTGCTTTGCTGATTGTCTGACTCTCGGTCATATAAATGGGTTTTATCAGCGAAGAAAGTAATAATCATTGTAATCAGAGAAGGCAATATGAGTACAACAGGATGCAGGAGggtgtgttacgtgttacggaaccactcagcacccagaatattttgagttatatgtatgtataataggtttcaTGTGAGATGCATGAGCCCACagactgcgcccctgggcagaggggacaagatatcccccttctgtccgccccccacctttgtaattcccacagtaaatatcggcaggctccggccccctgcggctattgtaatgtgtgTCTGGCCTACTgcttttctattggtctgccctctgtatctgtgtgatattttctgtgtcctgtgaataaagtgttgtgagactggaaatacgtggagaagcagtgatattttatatgctcccaggtaatcaaggaattccagccagcgtccttcattcagactccagccaaagcagagtggaccttctgaaacacggggtggtactgaaagaggtaccccagcttggtagaccccgttacactggtggcagacagcaggatatgataccccttctacaggagaaaaggaatgaatggaaaacaactaccagaagttaaagaggactacattaaaagatctggtggaagcccgagggttaatcgccagcaacaaaacaaaagtggatttgatagcagccatcatggaacacgacagtgcagcgccccccaatgtgaacgtggaggagactgaattccagagggaggtaaagaatagactggcgttctatggcccaaaccctgcagtagagatcatacgagaggtgatggctgatgtgcgtactaatctgaaggaaaagatggccgagcggaccaggatagagctagccaagatggagatggcagagcggaccaaagtggagctggccaagatggagatggcagagcggagagaggagagtcagcgaccagggggagctctggcctccgaccaggtaccGCGGACGTATAAAACGAGTaatcgatacccacgctgaatgggcctgtaaattacggcggtcactgctacagtgggtacaagggagccaagcaaccactaaggaggacgtcctccagctcgtcttgttagaacgattctttaatggactaacccccgagacacaggaatggcttcgggacaggcggccaacgactcttgaggaagccgctcgtctggccgatgagcattatgacgccaggaggcctcagttgtccggatcaaagatggtcactaggggtccgcccatggacctggagggccccaaattaccgaagattgtagggggaccagctagaaacccggcctaccacagttcccctgggacgCAATGCCAAACCTGCCgttagctgggccacctgcaaagacaatgtcccaaccggactcagcaagcccagtggccaaaggcgggaacagctgccttcagccgggccgctgtacactgctaccaaggcgaagctgacccgacattgggggctacgactaaccaaggggtggaagagatggaggaagtgctgcatgaagtggaccccgtgcaggcagcccgggcagataatcgacaacagcattgacaggtcgtgtgggttaatgggaaacgtgtgcagggactaagagattcaggggcaactttgacccttgtgaagcctcatctcgtccgggaccaaaagaagacggaccggacagtggcagtccgtgtagcagggggagccatacatcgactgcccactgccaggattcacctgaactggggagttggggatggccttgttgaggtcggcttgatggaggatttgcccacagacgtcttgctgggaaatgacttggggcccatgttgtctgccttctcggttgcccctctggctgagacatatcctgtgaccacccagagacaagctcgagctgcggaggcagaatcacactcagaggaggtccaggtaagacatcccagccctacacgtagtaCCATAGCCAGGCACATTTCTTGGGACAcctcagatgaatttaagagggagttacttgaggatccttcattggagggatatcgtgggaaggcacaagaggggagaggggtactggaaggggaacagtttatatggatcaggaactcctctaccggatcacagagcagcaccacacagggacaagccctactataaaacgacagctggtagttcccaagaagtataggcaggagatactgcgaatctctcatgacatacccttggccaggcacttcggcgtcagtcgcaccaggcatcgtctgacacaaaacttcttttggccgggggtaacttaTGATGTTCgttagtactgccagacctgtgacagttgccagcgcattggcaagaggggagatcgatgcaaggccaaattacgccccctccccattgtggaggaaccatttagccgagtagcggtcgatctgatagggccattagccaaacccagtctgtcagggaaaaggtatatattgacagtggtagattatgccacacggtatccagaggaggttgcgttacctaacatactggcagagaccgtggcggctgccctgctccaggttttctcacgggttggatttccctgggagattatctcagaccagggtacccagtttacagcagaggtgaccaaccaactgtggaagctgtgcgacgtaaagtccattagaagcgccccgtaccacccgcaaaccaatgggttgtgtgaacgctttaacgggacgttaaaacaactcattgggacttttactagGACCTACagtgactgggagaaattcttgcctcacctcctgtttgcctatcgggaggtgccccaagaatccacggggttctccccgttcgaactggtatacgggagacgggtaaggggacccctagacttagtgctagaacactgggaatgggagggcatcatagaaggggtacctattgtaccctatgtgctggaattccgggaccgcctacaggagctgacccaggctgtacgtgggaacatgcaggtggcccagcggcgccagcgcgtatggtacaatCGGAGTGCCAGAGAGCGcatcttggaaataggacagatggtcctggtgttagagcccactaggcagaacaagttccaagctgcatggcaggggccctaccaggtagtggggttaatagccgacaccacctataatgtcgccgattgtgatgaccccatggttatccgcatgttccacgtgaatatgctgaagccctatcgggagcgccctgaagaggtagtggccatctgtgcaccagaagcagaggatttagccggacttcccttgcctgatgtcttaggggaaaggacccagtctaaaacatgggaccaggtacactttgcccccgggagagacagcaggcagaggagttgttgaggcagcgacagaggatgttttcggggagaccagggtacactcgcctggcacaacacaaggttgagacccaggatcagacccccctgcgacaaccccccttccatgtccctgagtctgtacgagaagggatgcgacaagagatacaagagatgttgcgtttaggggtcattggagagtcagatagtccctgggcatcccccgtagtgttagtgcccaagaaggatgggactacacggttttgtgtagactatcgtaagctcaatgagaaaacagtgacggatgcgtatcccatgctgcgtgtggatgagttgttagaccggctggccggggcaaagtatttgaccaccatcgatctatgcaaaggcaactggcagattccccttagtcctgatgctattcccaagtcggcatatgtcaccccgttcggcttattttcgtttcgagttatgccattcgggatgaagaatgccctgacgaaattccagaggctggctgaccggcttctggatggtctccaggactatgcttgtgcctacctggacgacatcgtcatctacagcgcgacatgggaagagcatctaagtcacctagagacagtattagacaggatcccaggatccacaaggccagaatcaccctgaacccaaacaagtgtcacgtgggcaaagcagaggttcagtatttagggcactgtttgggaagtgggaaacagagaccagaaccagccaagactgaggccatagccaaatggcccaccccacgcactaaaacccaggtcatggcgtttctagggacagcggggtattacaggaaattcgttcccaattacagcagcgtagtcaagcccctcactgatctgacccgtaagaaccaaccccgccaggtaacctgtaccccagagtgtgaggtgttgtgaattctgtggctgagttcacttctgtggtcacaagtggtattgcagtctctgggcttcctccctcaggtgttttggtgagctcgttggctgccttgctatttagctccacctgagtctgtcttccttgctccttgtcaatgttccagtgttggatctgagctactgcatctttccttgggcctgctgctctgctagataagtgcttctagtttgttttctgttttttctgtccagcttgctattaacttttgctggaagctctgagaagcaaaggggtgcaccgccgtgctgttagttcggcacggtgggtctttttgcccctttgcgtggttttcgttttagggttttttgtagactgcatagttctctttgctatcctcgctctgtctagaatatcgggcctcactttgctgaatctatttcattcctacgtttgtcttttcatcttgctaacagtcattatatgtggggggctgcctattcctttggggtatttctctgaggtaagtcaggcttgtatttctatcttcaggctagtcagctcctcaggcagtgccgagttgcataggtagttgttaggcgcaatccactgctgcttatagttgtgtgaggatagattaggtactgcagtctacagagattccacgtctcagagcttgtcctattgtttttggttattgccagatctctgtatgtgcgctgattactgcacgctgtgttgcctgattgccagccataacagtacaaggagccacaccaatgattcccaatagagggaaaaaagaaatcctgacatcatttttttttcttagctctgtcttcagtcttttttttcccctagacattagagtgcttcaggacacagctgtggacatggatattcaggctctgtgctcctcaatggataatctcgttgtaaatgtacaaaagattcaagatactattgatcagaaatcgatgctagaaccaagaattccgattcctgatttgttttttggtgacagaactaagttcctgagcttcagaaaaaattgtaagctatttttggccttgaaacctcattcttctggtaatcctattcaacaggttttgattattatttcttttttgcgcggcgacccacaggactgggcgttttctcttgcgccaggagaccctgcattgagtagtgtcgatgcgtttttcctggcgctcggattgctttacgatgagcctaattcagtggatcaggctgagaaaaatctgctggctttatgccagggtcaggatgatatagaagtatattgtc contains:
- the LOC138675039 gene encoding E3 ubiquitin/ISG15 ligase TRIM25-like, with the protein product MASADLRHELNCSICKDIYTDPITLRCGHRFCRVCIDGLLDTEGGYGEYSCPECRATFQRRAPLQKNIALCNVVEKVLSTHPHQEEITGIRCTYCVDPPVPAVRSCLHCEASLCDKHLRVHSKEPEHVLTDPSTSLETRKCSVHKKILEYYCTEDTACICVSCSLVGEHRGHRVEMLEEASKKKKKKLRNVLQKLITKRKKTKETVRSLEERKRKAQEKAAGEAERVTALCTDIRRRVDDLEEKVLSDISRREEEVSLSLSDVIQNLEIKKDELSRKMRHIEELCNMTDPLTVLQDPDIGALCDPEEEGGDEDTGGHDGGDEDTGGHDGGDEDTGGHDGGDEATGGHDGGDENTGEQDRGDRGAELISQISHTLSAMIRDLNVIFHMQDPADILLDVNMAANNLLISDDLKTATWTLTTQNRPETAERFQYNQVMSRRRFTSGRHYWDVEISRSVLWSVGMCYPSIVRRGRQSYIGDNNKSWGLCGGVWYNNHCSVRHDCKVIQLPHQISSDGVRICLDYEVGQLSFYALCDPIRHLHTFTAAFTEPLHVVLYVCGGSMKILGISCEE